A single window of Vidua chalybeata isolate OUT-0048 chromosome 7, bVidCha1 merged haplotype, whole genome shotgun sequence DNA harbors:
- the ACVR1 gene encoding activin receptor type-1, producing MILPVLMVMAFPSPSWQDDERKLKMVPYECVCEGISCGNGDRCQGQRCFASLSINDGAKVYQKGCFQVYEQRKMTCKTPPSPNQAVECCQGHLCNMNITAQLPSSKGQTFQGEAAGYSMETLIIVILAPVVVLIVFSAVAVLIIRRIQKNHMERLNSRDAEYGTIEGLIASNVGDSTLADLLDHSCTSGSGSGLPFLVQRTVARQITLVECVGKGRYGEVWRGQWQGENVAVKIFSSRDEKSWFRETELYNTVLLRHENILGFIASDMTSRNSSTQLWLITHYHEMGSLYDYLQLTTLDTVSCLRIVLSIASGLAHLHIEIFGTQGKPAISHRDLKSKNILVKKNGQCCIADLGLAVMHSQSTNQLDVGNNPRVGTKRYMAPEVLDETIQADCFDSYKRVDIWAFGLVLWEVARRMVSNGIVEDYKPPFYDLVPNDPSFEDMRKVVCVDQQRPNIPNRWFSDPTLTSLAKLMKECWYQNPSARLTALRIKKTLTKIDNSLDKLKADC from the exons ATGATTCTCCCTGTACTGATGGTGATGGCGTTCCCATCCCCGAGCTGGCAAG ATGATGAACGGAAGCTGAAGATGGTCCCCTACGAATGTGTGTGTGAAGGCATATCCTGTGGCAATGGGGATCGGTGCCAGGGCCAGCGCTGCTTTGCTTCCCTGAGCATTAATGACGGGGCCAAGGTTTACCAGAAGGGCTGCTTCCAGGTCTATGAGCAACGGAAAATGACGTGCAAAACGCCTCCGTCCCCCAACCAGGCCGTGGAGTGCTGCCAGGGGCACCTGTGCAACATGAACATCACTGCGCAGCTGCCCTCTTCCAAAG GGCAAACCTTTCAAGGAGAAGCTGCAGGTTACAGCATGGAAACACTAATCATCGTTATCCTGGCTCCTGTGGTAGTGTTGATAGTTTTTTCTGCAGTAGCTGTACTGATCATACGGAGAATACAGAAAAACCACATGGAGAGGCTCAATTCTAGGGATGCAGAGTACGGCACAATCGAGGGCCTCATTGCCTCGAACGTGGGGGACAGCACGTTGGCA GATTTGTTGGACCATTCCTGCACATCTGGAAGTGGCTCTGGACTTCCTTTCTTGGTGCAAAGAACGGTGGCTCGCCAGATCACACTTGTGGAGTGTGTAG GAAAGGGCCGTTATGGAGAAGTTTGGAGGGGTCAGTGGCAAGGAGAAAATGTTGCTGTGAAGATCTTCTCTTCTAGGGATGAAAAGTCCTGGTTCAGGGAAACTGAGCTGTACAACACTGTACTGCTGCGGCATGAGAATATTTTAG GTTTTATTGCATCTGATATGACTTCCAGGAACTCCAGCACGCAGCTGTGGCTGATCACACACTACCACGAGATGGGCTCTCTGTACGACTACCTGCAGCTGACCACGCTGGACACGGTGAGCTGCCTGCGCATCGTGCTGTCCATCGCCAGCGGCCTGGCACACCTGCACATCGAGATCTTCGGCACGCAGGGCAAGCCGGCCATCTCCCACCGCGACCTCAAGAGCAAGAACATCCTCGTCAAGAAGAACGGGCAGTGCTGCATCGCCGACCTGG gCCTTGCAGTAATGCATTCCCAAAGCACAAACCAGCTGGATGTGGGGAACAATCCCCGTGTGGGCACCAAGCGCTACATGGCTCCCGAAGTGCTGGACGAGACGATCCAGGCAGACTGCTTTGACTCCTACAAGCGGGTGGACATCTGGGCCTTTGGGCTGGTCCTGTGGGAAGTGGCCAGGCGCATGGTCAGCAATG GAATTGTGGAAGACTACAAACCACCCTTCTACGACTTGGTTCCGAACGATCCCAGCTTTGAAGACATGAGGAAAGTGGTCTGTGTGGATCAGCAGAGGCCCAACATTCCCAACAGATGGTTCTCAGACCCG ACGCTGACGTCCCTTGCCAAGCTGATGAAGGAGTGCTGGTACCAGAACCCCTCGGCCAGACTGACAGCCCTGCGCATCAAAAAGACTTTGACCAAAATTGACAATTCCTTAGACAAGCTGAAAGCTGACTGTTGA